The genomic DNA GTTTGTCCAATTTCTTTTCCAATAAAGGTGTGTAAATTTCCAATTAGATGTAACGTTAAGTTTCCTGCTGAATTAGAAATATTTTTTTCTAATCGCCAAATATTTGCTTCATTTTTATAAAGTTCTATTTCTGTAATTAATTTATTCAGGTCTCTTTCAAGAAACGTTATTAATGATTTTGTATTCATCTATTTAATTATAATTTACTACTATATAAATAAAATTAGCATTCATATGCTGCTGTTTTAGGAACTTGTATACCTAATTAGCGAAGTTATATTTTTAAAATACAAACAAACAAAATCATTTCAAAACTTTTACCTTTGAGTTTTAAAACCTTCAATCTTTCAATAAAAGAAACATGAACATAGAAAACGCACAAAAGCAAGTAGACGATTGGATTAAAAATCATGGAGTTCGTTATTTTAATGAACTTACAAACATGGCGCAATTAACAGAAGAAGTTGGTGAAGTTGCAAGAATAATTGCAAGACGTTATGGTGAACAAAGTGAAAAAGAATCTGATAAAAATAAAGATTTAGGTGAAGAATTGGCAGATGTTATGTTCGTTGTCTTATGTTTGGCAAATCAAACAGGAATCAATTTACAAGGTGCTTTTGAAAAAAAATTAGATATTAAAACAAAACGCGATCACGATCGCCATCATAACAATCAAAAATTACAATAGAATGACTTTTTTAGAAAAAACAAAACAACCACTTTTTTGGAATAATTTCGCAAAAGTAGCCATCCCTTTTTTTATCATGGTAACCTTAATTTCATTATTTATGAATAGCTGGGGCGATATTTTTGCAGGCGATTTTGCAAAAGTAAATGAAGTTAATTTTGCCGACGGAAAATGGATGAGTTTCTGGGGGCTTAAAGTTTTTTTAAGTGCTTTTTATGGTTTTTACGTCACCAATAAAAAAATGAAGTAAACAATATATTAGTTTTTAACGAATCGTTATAACATACTTTTCTGTAAAAATATATTTTAACACATAGGTATGTAGAGAATAAAATGATCTGTTTTCTATATGCTTATGTGTTATTTTTTATTACTTCAATTATTCTATAATTACAAGCAACATTAAATACGAAGGTCTTTAGTCTAAGCTTGTGGAATATTAAAAATAAAATTTAATAAAGGTCTTAGAATACTTCTTTACTTTATAGCTGTAAAATATTCACCATAAAATTTGGTAGTTTTTTTTTGTGCGTTAACTTTGCTTTTAGAAGTAAAAACAAGTAAGTAGCTATTATAATTAAAATCAGTTTTTAGAATGGACATATTGTTAAATGTTTTAGAGGATAAGAAAATAAAGGAAGAAATTACAATTTCTGGTTCTAAAAGCGAATCGAATCGATTACTTATTTTACAAAACTTGTTTCCAGAAATTGAGATTGAAAACTTGTCAGATTCTGATGATTCTATTCATATGCAACACGCACTTTCTACTGATAAAGAAACTGTAGATATTGGTCATGCAGGAACTGCAATGCGTTTTTTAACCTCGTATTTTGCCGTAAAGAATGGAAGAGAAGTAGTGCTTACTGGTTCTGAAAGAATGCAAAACAGACCAATTGAAATTTTGGTGAATGCGTTAACAGATTTAGGTGCAGAAATTTCTTACGAAGACAAAGTTGGGTATCCACCAATTAGAATCAAAGGAAAAAAGATAACCAAAGCAAAAGTTGAAATTAACGGAAACGTAAGTAGCCAATATATTTCGTCTTTATTATTGATTGCTTCAAAATTAGAAAACGGACTAGAAATTGAATTGCTAGGTAAAATTACTTCGATTCCGTATATTAACATGACGTTGAGTTTATTGAATCAATTGGGAATTGAGACAACTTTTGTAGGAAATAGCATTAAAGTATTTCCAAAGAAATCAATAGAAAAGCAAACCGTTGTTGTAGAGTCAGATTGGTCTTCTGCTAGTTATTTTTATTCCATAATTGCATCTGCAGAAATTGGTTCGGAAATAAAATTAACGGCATACAAAAAAGAAAGCTTACAAGGCGATTCTTGTTTAACAGAAATCTATAAACATTTTGGTGTAGAAACTGTTTTTGGCGAGAATTTTATCACCCTAAAAAAAGAAAGAAGTTCTAATTTACAAACATTAGAAATCGATCTTAAAAATGCACCAGATATTGCACAAACAATTGCAGTAACTTGTTTTTCTGAAGGAATTTCTTGTAATTTAACGGGTTTGCATACCTTAAAAATTAAGGAAACAGACAGATTAGAAGCTTTAAAAGAAGAATTAACAAATTTAGGAGCTTCGATTTCTGTGACGAATGAGAGTTTGCTTTTAGAAAAATCTTCAGAAATAAACAAAAACATTGCTATTAAAACATATAACGATCATCGAATGGCAATGGCTTTTGCTCCTTTAGCTTTAAAGGTTCCTATAAAAATTTTAAATGCTGAAGTAGTTACAAAGTCGTTTCAAAAATTTTGGGAAGACATGCAACAAATTGGTATTAAGGTAGAAGAAGTGTAAATAAAAGGCGAAACACTTGACAACGCCTATTCCGATATCGTATCTTTGTAGCTTTTAGAAGATACACATATATGAAATTATCGCACTTTGAATTTGAGTTACCAGAAGAGTTGTTAGCAATTTACCCTGCTGAGCATAGAGATGAATCTCGTTTGATGGTATTGAATAGGGCAGAACAAACTATAGAACATAAACAGTTTAAAGACGTTATAGATTACTTTGATGAAGGTGATGTGATGATGTTGAACAACACCAAAGTTTTTCCTGCAAGAATGTTTGGAAACAAAGAAAAAACAGGTGCTAGAATTGAAGTTTTCTTATTAAGAGAATTAAATGCAGAAAATAGATTGTGGGATGTTTTAGTAGATCCTGCAAGAAAAATTAGAATTGGAAACAAATTATTTTTTGGTGAAGATGATAGTTTAGTAGCAGAAGTAATAGACAATACAACCTCTAGAGGTAGAACTTTACGTTTCTTGTATGACGGTTCTTATGAAGAGTTTAGAGCGAAGTTATTAGAATTGGGGCAAACACCATTGCCAAAAGCAATTGCTAGAGAAGTAGAGGCCTCAGATAAAGAAAGATACCAAACTATTTTTGCAAAGCATGAAGGTGCTGTAGCTGCACCAAGCGCAGGTTTACATTTTTCTAAACACTTATTAAAGCGTTTAGAAATTAAAGGAATAGATTTTGCAGAAATGACTTTACATGTTGGTTTAGGTACTTTTAGCGCAGTTGAGGTAGAAGATTTATCTAAGCATAAAATGGATTCTGAGCAAATTGTGATTCCTGAGGAAACTGCAACATTGATTAATAAAGCGAAGAAAGAGAAAAGAAGAATTTGTGCTGTTGGAACTACAGTAATGAGAACGGTAGAGTCTTCTGTTTCTTCTAAGCATGAATTAAATGCATTTGAAGGTTGGACAAATAAATTTATTTTTCCGCCGCATGAATTTAGTATTGCCACTGCAATGATTACTAATTTTCACGAACCAAAATCTACATTGCTAATGCAAGCTGCAGCTTTTGGTGGGTTTGATTTTGTTATGGAAGCATACAAAGTAGCAATTAAAGAAGGTTATAAATTCTCTACATACGGAGATGCTATGCTAATTATATAATTCAATTTTTTATTGAAACATTAAAACCTCGCATTTTTAATGCGAGGTTTTGTATTTTTGCAATCTAATGGAAGTTAAAAAAAGAGATATAAGAGCATTAACAAAGGACGAATTAAGATTCTTTTTTGTTGAAAATAACGATAAAGCTTTTCGTGGAAATCAGGTGTATGAATGGCTTTGGAGTAAGTCTTTACATACGTTTGAAGAAATGACAAACATTTCTAAAGAAACTAGAGAAATGTTGGCAGCAAACTTTGTTATCAATCATATTAAAGTAGATTCCATGCAAAAAAGTAAGGATGGAACTATTAAAAACGGAATTAAATTACACGACGGCTTAATTGTTGAATCTGTACTAATTCCAACAGAAAAAAGAACAACAGCCTGTGTTTCTAGTCAGGTTGGTTGTAGTTTAGATTGTAAATTCTGCGCAACTTCTCGCTTAAAAAGAATGCGTAATCTAAATCCAGATGAAATTTACGATCAAGTTGTAGTTATAGACAAACAAAGTAGATTATACTTCAATCATAAATTAACAAATATTGTTTTTATGGGAATGGGAGAGCCCTTAATGAACTATAAAAATATGATGAAGTCTATAGAAATGATTACTTCTCCAGAAGGTTTAGGAATGTCTTCTAAAAGAATTACTGTTTCTACTTCTGGTGTGCCAAAAATGATAAAAATGATGGCAGACGAAGAAGTGAAATTTAACTTAGCGGTTTCTTTACATTCTGCAATAGATGAAGTAAGAACCTCTATTATGCCCTTTAATGCTACGTTTCCGTTAAAAGATTTAAAAGAATCTTTAGAATACTGGTATGAAAAAACAGGTAGAGCAATTACCTATGAATACATTGTTTGGGACGGAATTAACGATAAAAAAGAAGATATAAAGGCTTTGGTTGCATTTTGTAAAGCAGTGCCTTGTAAAGTAAATTTAATCGAATACAACCCTATTGATGATGGCGAGTTTCAGCAGGCACATTCCTCTGCAATAAATAATTATATATCTAATTTAGAAATGAACGACATTACTGTAAATGTAAGAAGAAGTAGAGGGAAAGATATTGATGCTGCTTGCGGGCAATTAGCGAATAAATCTTAACAGATTTTTAGACCTCTGGAGTATGCAAAAGTGTTAAAGTCTTGTTTATATTTCTTATTTTTGTAAAGCATGAGACCAGTAGAAATAATTAAACTTCCCATTAAAAATGAAATGGAACTCTTTGAAGAAAAGTTCAAAGATTCTATGCTTTCTAAAGTTCCGCTTTTAAATAGAATTACCTATTATATTGTACGTAGAAAAGGTAAACAAATGCGACCAATGTTTGTTTTTTTAGTTGCAAAAATGGTTTC from Polaribacter sp. ALD11 includes the following:
- a CDS encoding nucleotide pyrophosphohydrolase yields the protein MNIENAQKQVDDWIKNHGVRYFNELTNMAQLTEEVGEVARIIARRYGEQSEKESDKNKDLGEELADVMFVVLCLANQTGINLQGAFEKKLDIKTKRDHDRHHNNQKLQ
- a CDS encoding 3-phosphoshikimate 1-carboxyvinyltransferase; translation: MDILLNVLEDKKIKEEITISGSKSESNRLLILQNLFPEIEIENLSDSDDSIHMQHALSTDKETVDIGHAGTAMRFLTSYFAVKNGREVVLTGSERMQNRPIEILVNALTDLGAEISYEDKVGYPPIRIKGKKITKAKVEINGNVSSQYISSLLLIASKLENGLEIELLGKITSIPYINMTLSLLNQLGIETTFVGNSIKVFPKKSIEKQTVVVESDWSSASYFYSIIASAEIGSEIKLTAYKKESLQGDSCLTEIYKHFGVETVFGENFITLKKERSSNLQTLEIDLKNAPDIAQTIAVTCFSEGISCNLTGLHTLKIKETDRLEALKEELTNLGASISVTNESLLLEKSSEINKNIAIKTYNDHRMAMAFAPLALKVPIKILNAEVVTKSFQKFWEDMQQIGIKVEEV
- the queA gene encoding tRNA preQ1(34) S-adenosylmethionine ribosyltransferase-isomerase QueA; this encodes MKLSHFEFELPEELLAIYPAEHRDESRLMVLNRAEQTIEHKQFKDVIDYFDEGDVMMLNNTKVFPARMFGNKEKTGARIEVFLLRELNAENRLWDVLVDPARKIRIGNKLFFGEDDSLVAEVIDNTTSRGRTLRFLYDGSYEEFRAKLLELGQTPLPKAIAREVEASDKERYQTIFAKHEGAVAAPSAGLHFSKHLLKRLEIKGIDFAEMTLHVGLGTFSAVEVEDLSKHKMDSEQIVIPEETATLINKAKKEKRRICAVGTTVMRTVESSVSSKHELNAFEGWTNKFIFPPHEFSIATAMITNFHEPKSTLLMQAAAFGGFDFVMEAYKVAIKEGYKFSTYGDAMLII
- the rlmN gene encoding 23S rRNA (adenine(2503)-C(2))-methyltransferase RlmN, which produces MEVKKRDIRALTKDELRFFFVENNDKAFRGNQVYEWLWSKSLHTFEEMTNISKETREMLAANFVINHIKVDSMQKSKDGTIKNGIKLHDGLIVESVLIPTEKRTTACVSSQVGCSLDCKFCATSRLKRMRNLNPDEIYDQVVVIDKQSRLYFNHKLTNIVFMGMGEPLMNYKNMMKSIEMITSPEGLGMSSKRITVSTSGVPKMIKMMADEEVKFNLAVSLHSAIDEVRTSIMPFNATFPLKDLKESLEYWYEKTGRAITYEYIVWDGINDKKEDIKALVAFCKAVPCKVNLIEYNPIDDGEFQQAHSSAINNYISNLEMNDITVNVRRSRGKDIDAACGQLANKS